The Lycium barbarum isolate Lr01 chromosome 12, ASM1917538v2, whole genome shotgun sequence genome includes a region encoding these proteins:
- the LOC132624075 gene encoding uncharacterized protein LOC132624075, with translation MARRRTSKAAQSSQTLVTPDTSSIEGDIQLCTVKGESKEPAVRKLQFSDTGISAHPTPTTADIVRGNRSDGMSLTYVPPTIKDRIITVTIEEDDLKNQKELWESAIIGYVVGDTPYANRMEGYVTRVWNFVTKPMVLMHDEGYYIFKFNSIQDKDKVLKAGPYYFNNKPLILKTWELDFNFEQEALSVIPIWVKFLGLPAGYWSPEALSKIASVVGKPLYTDEFTANAEKISYARILMEADVSQDLPDSLIVETPSGPWKQAITYDWKPKFCNECIIFGHDEFECWNYRDYEEIKVVHEDAGQFPEKKKRKPQKRKHMRQEWLAKTTYQSHESDEEGTTTVSNECAGRNMPPQTRNPLTKHGAHGNNTNTVPSLVQIQQRVAQRQGNQVQNDTHMVDRHTGHTNMEQQGGSRGAGTTTAVFQPP, from the exons ATGGCCCGACGACGTACATCCAAGGCAGCCCAATCTTCGCAAACACTTGTTACACCG gacACAAGCAGTATTGAAGGGGATATACAACTATGCACGGTCAAAGGGGAGAGCAAGGAACCAGCAGTGCGCAAATTACAATTTTCTGATACGGGTATATCTGCTCACCCAACACCGACTACAGCCGATATCGTTCGTGGGAATCGCAGTGATGGTATGTCTCTAACCTATGTACCGCCGACTATTAAAGATAGAATAATAACAGTAACAATTGAGGAGGATGACCTTAAAAATCAAAAGGAGCTGTGGGAATCTGCAATAATTGGCTACGTAGTAGGGGATACACCTTATGCAAATCGAATGGAGGGATATGTAACTAGGGTTTGGAATTTTGTAACTAAACCGATGGTGTTAATGCATGATGAGGGTTACTATATCTTCAAGTTCAATTCGATTCAGGACAAGGATAAGGTGTTGAAGGCAGGGCCTTACTATTTCAATAACAAGCCTCTAATTCTCAAAACATGGGAACTTGACTTCAATTTTGAGCAGGAGGCACTCAGTGTGATTCCAATTTGGGTGAAATTTCTTGGGTTGCCAGCGGGGTACTGGTCACCTGAAGCTTTGAGTAAAATTGCTAGTGTTGTTGGGAAACCACTCTACACCGATGAATTCACAGCTAATGCTGAGAAAATTTCATATGCCAGAATTCTTATGGAAGCTGATGTATCCCAGGACTTGCCTGATTCTTTGATTGTTGAAACCCCATCAGGACCTTGGAAACAGGCTATTACTTATGATTGGAAACCTAAATTTTGTAATGAGTGCATTATATTTGGTCATGATGAATTTGAATGCTGGAATTATAGAGACTATGAAGAGATAAAGGTTGTTCATGAGGATGCTGGGCAGTTTCCtgaaaagaagaagaggaaaccTCAGAAAAGGAAGCACATGAGACAGGAATGGCTTGCTAAAACAACATATCAGAGTCATGAGAGTGATGAGGAAGGGACAACAACAGTGAGCAATGAGTGTGCTGGAAGAAATATGCCACCACAAACTAGGAATCCCTTGACTAAGCATGGAGCACATGGGAATAACACTAATACAGTGCCATCACTGGTGCAAATTCAGCAGAGGGTAGCTCAAAGACAGGGTAATCAAGTTCAAAATGATACTCATATGGTTGATAGGCATACTGGGCATACCAATATGGAGCAGCAGGGTGGGTCTAGAGGAGCTGGCACTACTACAGCTGTGTTTCAGCCTCCATGA